A genomic window from Micromonospora violae includes:
- a CDS encoding hotdog domain-containing protein yields MTDARLGLTVTHRRYVPYSHAHYAGNLVDGAYALGLFGDVATEVCIRTDGDEGLFAGYADVRFHAPIHAGDVVQVTAQVSRVGTRSRTLELSCAVVCRGRPDRSASAAEVLDPPIVAVTATGTVVVPADVSREE; encoded by the coding sequence ATGACCGACGCACGGCTGGGGTTGACGGTGACGCACCGGCGGTATGTGCCGTACTCGCACGCCCATTACGCCGGCAACCTGGTCGACGGGGCGTACGCGCTGGGGTTGTTCGGTGACGTCGCCACGGAGGTGTGCATCCGCACCGACGGTGACGAGGGTTTGTTCGCCGGGTACGCCGATGTGCGGTTCCACGCGCCGATCCACGCCGGGGACGTGGTGCAGGTGACCGCGCAGGTGTCGCGGGTGGGCACCCGTAGCCGCACCCTGGAGTTGAGCTGCGCGGTGGTGTGTCGGGGCCGCCCGGACCGTTCCGCGTCCGCCGCGGAGGTGCTGGACCCGCCGATCGTGGCGGTCACCGCGACCGGCACCGTGGTCGTTCCCGCCGACGTGAGTCGCGAGGAGTGA
- a CDS encoding OAM dimerization domain-containing protein, translated as MSAADAAKKIVRPYGDTTGDGMVQVSFTLPVGHDKRAEGAAVQLANKMGIDPAMVVHAKPMGDGFTFFVVYGRVNHLVDLDAVQVVERDFALLSAKDVNTVIKQRLRRKLSVVGACIGTDAHTVGIDAILNVKGIAGEKGLEYYRELKVTNMGAQVSVPELVQTARAEKADAVLVSQVVTQRDAHLHNTREMSAAFREAMPAGRRPLLIVGGPRFDETMTDELGVDRIFGRGTTPGEVASYLVHALITQRKAMA; from the coding sequence ATGAGCGCCGCCGACGCCGCGAAGAAGATCGTGCGCCCGTACGGGGACACCACCGGTGACGGGATGGTGCAGGTGTCGTTCACCCTGCCCGTGGGCCACGACAAGCGGGCCGAGGGCGCGGCGGTGCAGTTGGCCAACAAGATGGGCATCGACCCGGCGATGGTGGTGCACGCCAAGCCGATGGGTGACGGGTTCACGTTCTTCGTGGTCTACGGGCGGGTCAACCACCTGGTCGACCTCGACGCGGTGCAGGTGGTGGAGCGTGACTTCGCGTTGCTGTCGGCGAAGGACGTCAACACGGTGATCAAGCAGCGGTTGCGGCGCAAGTTGTCCGTGGTCGGGGCGTGCATCGGCACCGACGCGCACACCGTGGGCATCGACGCGATCCTCAACGTCAAGGGCATCGCGGGGGAGAAGGGCCTGGAGTACTACCGGGAGTTGAAGGTCACCAACATGGGTGCGCAGGTCAGCGTGCCGGAGTTGGTGCAGACCGCCCGGGCGGAGAAGGCCGACGCGGTGCTCGTGTCGCAGGTGGTCACCCAACGCGACGCGCATCTGCACAACACCCGGGAGATGTCGGCGGCGTTCCGGGAGGCGATGCCGGCGGGGCGGCGGCCGCTGCTGATCGTCGGTGGTCCCCGCTTCGACGAGACGATGACCGACGAGTTGGGCGTGGACCGGATCTTCGGTCGGGGCACCACCCCGGGCGAGGTGGCCAGCTACCTCGTGCACGCCCTGATCACGCAACGGAAGGCGATGGCATGA
- a CDS encoding lysine 5,6-aminomutase subunit alpha, whose amino-acid sequence MSKLDLDPVLVARARELARRAGQPVVDLARSHTTVSVERAVLRLAGVTGADPEGIPWVNRLVDAVAADVGLGHGVAVPVFDALAREGGTDVTLLAQKAAAGSVRFTQPTGRAATAARSAARKAVGAGIRRIDRRRAERDRLIKRHGDPAQRPWIYLIVATGDIYEDIPQAQAAARAGADVIAVIRSTGQSLLDYVPEGATREGFAGTYATQENFRLMRAALDESSKEVGRYVRLTNYASGLCMPEMATLAGLERLDMMLNDSMYGILFRDINPVRTFVDQRFSRQVHARAGIIINTGEDNYLTTADAVDEAHTVTVSQLLNEFFAHEAGLADWQLGLGHAFEINPEVPESFRLELAHALLARELFPDAPLKWMPPTKHMTGDVFRGNLLDGFFNLAGALTGQGILLVGMMTEAVVTPWLSDRDIALQNVRYVLGAAGGLHEDFVPAPGGFIRRRANQVLGEALDLLDRIGEQTLLTAIAEGTFGIMKRPADRGKGLDGVAAHEADYCNPATDILEGDAA is encoded by the coding sequence ATGAGCAAGCTTGATCTTGATCCGGTGTTGGTGGCGCGGGCGCGGGAGTTGGCGCGTCGGGCCGGGCAGCCGGTGGTGGACCTGGCGCGCAGCCACACCACGGTGTCGGTGGAGCGGGCGGTCCTGCGGTTGGCCGGGGTGACCGGCGCCGACCCGGAGGGCATTCCGTGGGTGAACCGGCTCGTCGACGCGGTCGCCGCGGACGTGGGGTTGGGTCACGGGGTGGCGGTGCCGGTGTTCGACGCCCTGGCCCGGGAGGGCGGCACCGACGTGACGTTGCTGGCGCAGAAGGCGGCCGCCGGGTCGGTGCGGTTCACCCAGCCGACCGGGCGGGCCGCGACGGCGGCCCGGTCGGCGGCGCGGAAGGCGGTCGGCGCGGGCATCCGGCGCATCGACCGGCGGCGGGCCGAACGGGACCGGCTCATCAAGCGGCACGGGGATCCGGCGCAGCGGCCGTGGATCTACCTGATCGTGGCGACCGGTGACATCTACGAGGACATCCCGCAGGCGCAGGCGGCGGCGCGCGCGGGTGCGGACGTGATCGCGGTGATCCGCTCGACCGGGCAGTCGTTGCTGGACTACGTGCCCGAGGGTGCGACGCGGGAGGGGTTCGCCGGCACGTACGCCACGCAGGAGAACTTCCGGCTGATGCGGGCGGCGTTGGACGAGTCGTCGAAGGAGGTGGGCCGTTACGTGCGGTTGACCAACTACGCGTCGGGGCTGTGCATGCCGGAGATGGCGACCCTGGCCGGGTTGGAACGCCTCGACATGATGTTGAACGATTCGATGTACGGGATCCTGTTCCGCGACATCAACCCGGTGCGTACGTTCGTCGACCAGCGATTCTCCCGGCAGGTGCACGCCCGCGCGGGGATCATCATCAACACCGGTGAGGACAACTACCTGACCACCGCTGACGCGGTGGACGAGGCGCACACGGTGACGGTGTCGCAGCTGCTCAACGAGTTCTTCGCGCATGAGGCGGGGTTGGCGGACTGGCAGTTGGGCCTGGGGCACGCGTTCGAGATCAACCCGGAGGTGCCGGAGTCGTTCCGGCTGGAGTTGGCGCACGCCCTGCTGGCCCGGGAGTTGTTTCCCGACGCGCCGTTGAAGTGGATGCCGCCGACGAAGCACATGACCGGGGACGTGTTCCGGGGCAACCTGCTCGACGGGTTCTTCAACCTGGCCGGGGCGCTGACGGGTCAGGGGATCCTGCTGGTGGGGATGATGACCGAGGCGGTGGTGACGCCGTGGTTGTCCGACCGGGACATCGCTCTGCAGAACGTGCGGTATGTGCTGGGTGCGGCCGGTGGGCTGCACGAGGACTTCGTGCCCGCGCCGGGCGGGTTCATCCGCCGACGCGCCAACCAGGTTCTCGGTGAGGCTCTCGATCTGTTGGACCGCATCGGGGAGCAGACGTTGCTGACGGCGATCGCCGAGGGCACCTTCGGGATCATGAAGCGGCCCGCAGACCGGGGCAAAGGGCTCGACGGGGTCGCGGCGCACGAGGCCGACTACTGCAACCCGGCCACCGACATCCTGGAAGGGGACGCGGCATGA
- a CDS encoding amidohydrolase, with amino-acid sequence MTNPSTLYRGGVLYCPADPSATALLVSGGRISWLGVDGDAPPADRVVDLDGALVAPAFVDAHVHATDTGLALSGLELSGVRSGAQLLDAVAGFAAGLPADAVVLGHGWDESGWSDPAVPDAAALHRAAGGRRVYLSQASIHSALVSSALLAACPQVVEAAGYDASGWLRRDAHHVVRAAAQGSVSRAQRVAAQRVALAHAASLGIAAVHECGGPQISDEEDFTGLLGISGAGLPEVYGYWGELGGAARARELGAVGAGGDLFADGALGSRTAHVSVPYGDGDGCGHGYLSVEQVRDHLVDCAAQGMQGGFHAIGDAAIGTVLDGFAAAARTVGVERLRAARHRIEHAEIMNKRLIAGFVEYGVVASMQPAFDRLWGGAGRMYEARLGLDRSLESNPMGAMHSVGVALAFGSDSPVTPLDPWGSVRAAVAHHNPAQRMGVRSAFAAHTRGGWRAVHLDAEGVLALGAPATFAVWSTPAGVRQGLPVLVAEDPEARGADDPTPLPVCRRLVLRGEVIYEEGSP; translated from the coding sequence ATGACGAACCCCTCGACGTTGTACCGCGGCGGTGTGCTGTACTGCCCCGCCGATCCGAGTGCGACCGCGCTGTTGGTGTCCGGTGGGCGGATTTCCTGGTTGGGGGTTGACGGTGACGCGCCGCCGGCCGACCGGGTGGTGGATCTGGACGGGGCGTTGGTGGCGCCGGCGTTCGTTGACGCGCACGTGCACGCCACCGACACCGGGTTGGCGTTGTCCGGGCTGGAGTTGTCCGGGGTGCGCTCGGGCGCGCAGTTGTTGGACGCGGTGGCCGGGTTCGCGGCGGGTCTGCCGGCGGACGCGGTGGTGCTGGGGCACGGGTGGGACGAGTCGGGTTGGTCGGATCCGGCAGTGCCGGACGCGGCGGCGCTGCACCGGGCGGCCGGTGGTCGGCGGGTGTACCTGTCGCAGGCGTCGATCCACTCGGCGTTGGTGTCGTCGGCGTTGTTGGCGGCGTGTCCGCAGGTGGTCGAGGCGGCGGGGTACGACGCGTCGGGGTGGTTGCGGCGCGACGCGCACCATGTGGTGCGGGCGGCCGCGCAGGGGTCGGTGAGTCGGGCGCAGCGGGTGGCGGCGCAGCGGGTGGCGTTGGCGCACGCGGCGTCGTTGGGGATCGCGGCGGTGCACGAGTGTGGTGGGCCGCAGATCTCCGACGAGGAGGACTTCACCGGTCTGCTGGGCATCTCCGGCGCGGGGTTGCCGGAGGTGTACGGGTACTGGGGTGAGTTGGGTGGTGCGGCGCGGGCCCGGGAGTTGGGTGCGGTGGGCGCTGGTGGGGACCTGTTCGCCGACGGGGCGTTGGGGTCGCGCACGGCGCACGTGTCGGTGCCGTACGGCGACGGTGACGGGTGCGGGCACGGGTACCTGTCGGTGGAGCAGGTGCGCGATCACCTGGTGGACTGTGCGGCCCAGGGCATGCAGGGCGGGTTCCACGCGATCGGTGACGCGGCGATCGGCACGGTCCTGGACGGTTTCGCGGCGGCGGCGCGGACGGTGGGTGTGGAGCGGTTGCGGGCGGCCCGGCACCGTATCGAGCACGCGGAGATCATGAACAAGCGGTTGATCGCGGGGTTCGTGGAGTACGGGGTGGTGGCGAGCATGCAGCCGGCGTTCGACCGGTTGTGGGGTGGCGCGGGTCGGATGTACGAGGCGCGGTTGGGGTTGGACCGGTCGTTGGAGTCGAACCCGATGGGTGCGATGCACTCGGTGGGGGTGGCGTTGGCGTTCGGGTCGGATTCGCCGGTGACGCCGTTGGATCCGTGGGGGTCGGTGCGGGCGGCGGTGGCGCACCACAACCCGGCGCAGCGCATGGGTGTGCGGTCGGCGTTCGCGGCGCACACGCGTGGTGGGTGGCGGGCGGTGCACCTGGATGCCGAGGGGGTCCTGGCGTTGGGTGCGCCGGCGACGTTCGCGGTGTGGTCGACGCCGGCGGGGGTGCGGCAGGGCCTGCCGGTGTTGGTGGCCGAGGACCCGGAGGCGCGGGGTGCGGACGATCCGACGCCGCTGCCGGTGTGCCGGCGTCTGGTGCTGCGCGGTGAGGTCATCTATGAGGAAGGGTCGCCGTGA
- a CDS encoding zinc-binding alcohol dehydrogenase, whose product MGLHRVVEPAGVLPQAAWRLDASAAIAPNEVRIRVQRLNLDAASFRQLSEKHGGNGDAVRAEVLDIIAARGKMQNPVTGSGGMLIGTVEEAGRRSPLGLRAGDRVATLVSLTLTPLVITDGLAQWDGRSEQVPCAGWAILFARSIAAVLPPDEDPQLSLAVLDVCGAPALTARVVSRYVEERQRSGDPTPVRVAVIGGAGKSGSLSLAAARRAGAARTVGVVPVAAERDALTAAGLASVVALADARDPVGLSTAVTTALGVPADVTVVCVDVPGCEHGAVLATADGGTVIFFSMATSFSAAALGAEGLAADVTMLVGNGYVPGHAELALGLLRAEPGVRQLFAARIAAD is encoded by the coding sequence GTGGGACTGCACCGCGTCGTGGAACCGGCGGGGGTGTTGCCGCAGGCGGCCTGGCGCCTGGACGCATCGGCCGCGATCGCACCGAACGAGGTGCGGATCCGGGTGCAGCGGCTCAACCTGGACGCGGCGAGTTTCCGGCAGTTGTCGGAGAAGCACGGCGGGAACGGGGACGCGGTCCGCGCCGAGGTGTTGGACATCATCGCGGCCCGGGGGAAGATGCAGAACCCGGTGACCGGGTCCGGTGGGATGCTGATCGGCACGGTCGAGGAGGCCGGTCGGCGGTCCCCGCTGGGGCTGCGGGCGGGGGACCGGGTCGCCACCCTGGTGTCGTTGACGCTGACGCCGCTGGTCATCACCGACGGGTTGGCCCAGTGGGACGGACGCAGCGAGCAGGTGCCCTGTGCTGGGTGGGCGATCCTGTTCGCGCGTTCCATCGCCGCGGTGCTGCCGCCGGACGAGGACCCACAGTTGTCCCTGGCCGTGCTGGACGTGTGCGGGGCGCCCGCGCTGACCGCCCGGGTGGTGTCACGGTATGTGGAGGAGCGTCAGCGTAGCGGTGATCCGACGCCGGTGCGGGTCGCGGTGATCGGTGGGGCCGGTAAGAGCGGGTCGCTGTCCCTGGCCGCGGCGCGGCGTGCGGGCGCCGCTCGTACCGTCGGGGTGGTGCCTGTGGCGGCGGAGCGCGACGCGCTGACGGCCGCCGGGTTGGCGTCGGTGGTGGCGTTGGCCGACGCGCGGGACCCGGTGGGGTTGTCCACGGCGGTGACCACCGCGTTGGGTGTGCCGGCGGACGTGACGGTGGTCTGCGTGGACGTGCCGGGGTGTGAGCACGGGGCGGTGCTGGCGACCGCGGACGGCGGCACAGTGATCTTTTTCTCGATGGCGACGAGCTTCTCGGCGGCGGCGTTGGGCGCGGAGGGGTTGGCGGCGGACGTGACGATGCTGGTGGGCAACGGGTACGTGCCGGGGCACGCGGAGTTGGCGTTGGGGTTGCTGCGCGCCGAGCCGGGGGTGCGTCAGCTGTTCGCGGCGCGGATCGCGGCAGACTGA
- a CDS encoding KamA family radical SAM protein gives MTQTIPHPRHAPVAVPTAGQPYEYHRRPLVEPDWTRFPGWRHVTRDQWESAQWQRVNCVKNIKQLRAVFGDLIDDTFYADLEADQKALATMSMLVPPQMINTMVPFATPSTEALLADPIRRYMIPVASDRRTDWPSHPYASRDSLHEHDMWVAEGLTHRYPTKVLAELLSTCPQYCGHCTRMDLVGNSTPAVDKLKLTLKPVDRYDAHIAYLKAHPGVRDVVVSGGDVANVPWRNLESYLMRLLELETVRDIRLATKALMGLPQHWLQPDVVEGLERVARTAARRGVNLAIHTHVNHAQSLTPLVAKAAQTALDVGVRDVRNQGVLMRGVNATTPELLDLCFALQGEAGILPYYFYMCDMIPNAEHWRVPVWHAQQLQHDIMGYLPGYATPRIVCDVPFVGKRWVHMLTEYDRERGISYWTKNYRTSIESADLEALNKRYAYYDPIDTLPADGQQWWNAHRDD, from the coding sequence GTGACCCAGACCATCCCGCACCCCCGTCACGCCCCGGTCGCCGTACCGACCGCCGGGCAGCCCTACGAATACCACCGCCGCCCCCTGGTCGAACCCGACTGGACCCGCTTCCCCGGCTGGCGCCACGTCACCCGGGACCAGTGGGAATCCGCCCAGTGGCAGCGCGTCAACTGCGTCAAGAACATCAAGCAGCTCCGCGCCGTCTTCGGCGACCTGATCGACGACACCTTCTACGCCGACCTCGAGGCCGACCAAAAGGCCCTGGCCACCATGTCCATGCTGGTGCCACCCCAGATGATCAACACGATGGTGCCGTTCGCGACCCCCAGCACCGAAGCGCTGCTCGCCGACCCCATCCGCCGCTACATGATCCCGGTCGCCTCCGACCGACGCACCGACTGGCCCTCACACCCCTACGCCAGCCGCGACAGCCTCCACGAGCACGACATGTGGGTCGCCGAAGGCCTCACCCACCGCTACCCCACCAAGGTCCTCGCCGAACTGCTCTCCACCTGCCCCCAGTACTGCGGGCACTGCACCCGGATGGACCTCGTCGGCAACTCCACCCCCGCCGTCGACAAACTCAAACTCACCCTCAAACCCGTCGACCGCTACGACGCCCACATCGCCTACCTCAAGGCCCACCCCGGCGTCCGCGACGTGGTCGTCTCCGGCGGCGACGTCGCCAACGTCCCCTGGCGCAACCTCGAGTCCTACCTCATGCGACTGCTGGAACTGGAGACCGTCCGCGACATCCGGCTCGCCACCAAAGCCCTCATGGGCCTACCCCAACACTGGCTACAGCCCGACGTCGTCGAAGGCCTGGAGCGCGTCGCCCGCACCGCCGCCCGCCGCGGCGTCAACCTCGCCATCCACACCCACGTCAACCACGCCCAGTCCCTCACCCCACTGGTCGCCAAGGCCGCCCAGACCGCCCTCGACGTCGGCGTCCGCGACGTCCGCAACCAGGGCGTCCTCATGCGCGGCGTCAACGCCACCACCCCGGAACTGCTCGACCTCTGCTTCGCCCTCCAAGGTGAGGCCGGAATCCTGCCGTACTACTTCTACATGTGCGACATGATCCCCAACGCCGAACACTGGCGGGTCCCGGTCTGGCACGCCCAGCAGCTCCAGCACGACATCATGGGCTACCTCCCCGGCTACGCCACCCCCCGGATCGTCTGCGACGTCCCCTTCGTCGGCAAGCGCTGGGTGCACATGCTCACCGAATACGACCGTGAGCGCGGCATCTCCTACTGGACGAAGAACTACCGCACCTCCATCGAATCGGCCGACCTGGAGGCGCTCAACAAGCGCTACGCCTACTACGACCCGATCGACACCCTCCCCGCCGACGGCCAGCAGTGGTGGAACGCCCACCGCGACGACTGA
- a CDS encoding polysaccharide deacetylase family protein has protein sequence MIRARRRRFLGVLVVAAVLGGAGCAASRVPPSNPPVFAGSSASSTPSTTSVAPTVDASPATPSTAVSPAVPSVGASSTPAVATVPGATPIGVRAPVVDHGPRTGNKVALTFDADMTDAMLANLRAGRVTSYANLRILDLLEREQVPATFFLTGKWVRRYPDVTRRIAGNPRFELANHTYGHAAFTRDCYGLPSQPVGELRDDVAKTFEVIKPYGGRQTRYFRFPGLCHDAAALDALAPLGVTVVDGDVVSGDPFAKAWRPLVRAVLDHARPGSVVIMHVTEANATMTDEALPHILAGLRERDLVPAPLSEVLTGA, from the coding sequence GTGATCCGAGCTCGGCGTCGCCGGTTTCTTGGCGTCCTGGTGGTGGCGGCCGTTCTGGGCGGTGCGGGGTGTGCGGCGTCCCGGGTGCCGCCGTCGAACCCTCCGGTCTTCGCCGGCTCGTCCGCCTCGTCGACCCCGTCCACGACGTCCGTCGCGCCAACAGTCGACGCCTCGCCAGCGACGCCGTCCACAGCTGTTTCCCCGGCCGTGCCGTCGGTTGGCGCCTCGTCGACGCCGGCGGTCGCCACGGTGCCGGGCGCGACGCCGATCGGAGTTCGTGCGCCGGTCGTGGACCACGGGCCGCGGACCGGCAACAAGGTGGCGTTGACCTTCGACGCGGACATGACCGACGCGATGCTGGCCAACCTTCGTGCCGGTCGGGTGACGTCGTACGCCAACCTGCGCATCCTCGACCTGCTGGAACGGGAGCAGGTGCCGGCGACGTTCTTCCTGACCGGCAAGTGGGTGCGGCGGTACCCGGATGTGACCCGTCGGATCGCAGGCAATCCGCGCTTCGAGTTGGCCAACCACACGTACGGGCACGCGGCGTTCACCCGCGACTGCTACGGCCTGCCTTCGCAGCCGGTGGGCGAGTTGCGCGACGACGTGGCGAAGACGTTCGAGGTGATCAAGCCGTACGGGGGTCGGCAGACCCGGTACTTCCGGTTCCCGGGGCTCTGTCACGATGCGGCGGCGTTGGACGCTCTGGCCCCGCTGGGTGTGACGGTGGTCGACGGGGACGTGGTCAGCGGGGATCCGTTCGCGAAGGCGTGGAGGCCGTTGGTGCGGGCGGTGCTGGACCACGCCCGCCCGGGGTCGGTGGTGATCATGCATGTGACCGAGGCGAACGCGACGATGACCGACGAGGCGTTGCCGCACATCCTGGCGGGGTTGCGTGAGCGGGACCTGGTGCCGGCGCCGTTGTCGGAGGTGTTGACCGGCGCCTGA
- a CDS encoding YnfA family protein, translated as MTVLRSLVLFALAALAEIGGAWLVWQGWREQRGLWWIAAGVVALGCYGFVATFQPDANFGRILAAYGGVFVAGSLGWAMVVDGFRPDRWDVAGAALCLLGVAVIMYAPRGGSA; from the coding sequence GTGACCGTGCTGCGTTCCCTCGTGTTGTTCGCGCTGGCCGCGTTGGCCGAGATCGGCGGCGCCTGGCTGGTCTGGCAGGGCTGGCGGGAGCAGCGGGGCCTGTGGTGGATCGCAGCCGGGGTGGTCGCGTTGGGCTGCTACGGGTTCGTCGCGACGTTCCAGCCGGACGCGAACTTCGGCCGGATCCTGGCCGCGTACGGTGGGGTGTTCGTGGCGGGTTCGCTGGGCTGGGCGATGGTGGTGGACGGCTTCCGCCCCGACCGCTGGGACGTGGCCGGGGCGGCGCTGTGCCTGCTCGGCGTGGCGGTCATCATGTACGCCCCGCGCGGCGGTTCCGCCTGA
- a CDS encoding CsbD family protein produces the protein MSFTEKAKNKVEQMAGAARERVGDMTDNERMRGEGASQESDARAKQAGQNAKDAGRNMKDAFTK, from the coding sequence ATGAGCTTCACCGAGAAGGCCAAGAACAAGGTTGAGCAGATGGCCGGCGCGGCGCGGGAGCGCGTCGGCGATATGACCGACAACGAGCGGATGCGTGGCGAGGGCGCCAGCCAGGAGAGTGACGCGCGCGCCAAGCAGGCCGGTCAGAACGCCAAGGACGCCGGTCGCAACATGAAGGACGCCTTCACGAAGTGA
- a CDS encoding histidine phosphatase family protein produces MGELLLIRHGETTWSASLRHTSYTDLELTPDGERQARTLAAFLAGRRFVSVLASPRSRALRTAQLAGLTVDGVDEDLSEWNYGEYEGRTTVDIHDDDPHWNIWTDGCPGGESPAQVGERLDRVLARVTPLLDRGTVALVGHAHSLRVLGARWIGLPPSAGGRLRLDTATVSALGQEHGRQVILRWNQPAPPAPGTATDPTPQR; encoded by the coding sequence ATGGGAGAGCTCCTGCTGATCCGGCACGGCGAGACCACCTGGAGCGCCAGCCTGCGGCACACCTCGTACACCGACCTGGAGCTGACCCCCGACGGCGAGCGACAGGCCCGCACCCTGGCCGCCTTCCTGGCCGGCCGGCGCTTCGTCAGCGTGCTGGCCAGCCCCCGCTCCCGGGCGCTACGCACCGCGCAGCTGGCCGGGCTCACCGTCGACGGCGTCGACGAGGACCTCAGCGAGTGGAACTACGGCGAGTACGAGGGCCGCACCACCGTCGACATCCACGACGACGACCCGCACTGGAACATCTGGACCGACGGCTGCCCCGGCGGGGAGTCCCCCGCGCAGGTCGGCGAACGACTCGACCGAGTGCTGGCCCGGGTCACCCCACTGCTCGACCGGGGCACCGTCGCACTGGTCGGGCACGCCCACAGCCTGCGGGTGCTCGGCGCCCGCTGGATCGGCCTGCCCCCGTCCGCCGGCGGGCGGCTACGCCTGGACACCGCCACGGTCAGCGCGCTCGGTCAGGAACACGGCCGGCAGGTCATCCTGCGGTGGAACCAGCCGGCTCCTCCGGCCCCCGGGACCGCGACCGACCCGACGCCGCAGCGCTGA
- a CDS encoding Lrp/AsnC family transcriptional regulator, whose translation MEEIDRAIVAALTADGRLSYTDLAERVGLSVSAVHQRVRRLEQRGVIKGYAARVSFEALELPLTAFVAIRPFDPSQPDDAPERLAHLPEIDSCYSVAGEDFYLLLVRVASPTDLERVLQEIRTSANVTTRTTVVLSTPYESRPPKISAAASGRSRSRGPEEPAGSTAG comes from the coding sequence GTGGAGGAGATCGACCGCGCTATCGTCGCCGCGCTGACCGCCGACGGCCGTCTGTCGTACACCGACCTGGCCGAGCGGGTGGGGCTGTCGGTGTCCGCCGTGCACCAGCGGGTCCGCCGGCTGGAGCAGCGCGGGGTGATCAAGGGGTACGCCGCCCGGGTGTCGTTCGAGGCGCTGGAGCTGCCGTTGACCGCGTTCGTGGCGATCCGGCCGTTCGATCCGTCGCAGCCGGACGACGCTCCGGAGCGGCTGGCCCACCTACCGGAGATCGACTCCTGCTACTCGGTGGCCGGGGAGGACTTCTACCTGCTGTTGGTGCGGGTGGCCAGCCCGACCGATCTGGAGCGGGTGCTCCAGGAGATCCGTACCTCGGCGAACGTCACGACCCGCACGACGGTGGTGTTGTCCACGCCGTACGAGAGCCGGCCGCCGAAGATCAGCGCTGCGGCGTCGGGTCGGTCGCGGTCCCGGGGGCCGGAGGAGCCGGCTGGTTCCACCGCAGGATGA
- a CDS encoding acyl-CoA dehydrogenase family protein, producing the protein MTVDRILPTDEAHDLLGLATELADGELAPKAAAFEERAEFPREVLRTLGRAGLLGLPYPEEYGGAAQPYEVYLQVLEILASRWLAVAEAVSVHTLSCYPVAAFGSDEQRKLLPDMLGGELLGAYCLSEPQGGSDAAALTTRADRDGDAYVLSGTKAWITHARTADFFNVFCRTGGPGPKGISCLLVDAGTPGITPQAAERTMGLRSSPVAQLAFDEARVPADRLIGGEGVGFTIAMSALDSGRLGIAACAVGLAQAALDYAVSYARERQQFGRSIIDFQGLGFLLADAATQISAARALTLAAARLRDAGRPYAIEAAKAKLFATDTAMRVTTDAVQVLGGAGYVADHPVERYMREAKVLQIVEGTNQIQRMVISRALAKG; encoded by the coding sequence ATGACTGTCGACCGGATCCTCCCCACCGACGAGGCCCACGACCTGCTGGGTCTCGCCACCGAGCTCGCCGACGGCGAGCTCGCACCGAAGGCCGCGGCCTTCGAGGAACGCGCCGAGTTCCCCCGCGAGGTGCTGCGCACGCTGGGCCGGGCCGGCCTGCTCGGCCTGCCCTACCCCGAGGAGTACGGCGGCGCGGCCCAGCCGTACGAGGTGTACCTGCAGGTGCTGGAGATCCTCGCCAGCCGCTGGCTCGCGGTCGCCGAGGCGGTCAGCGTGCACACCCTGTCCTGCTACCCGGTGGCCGCGTTCGGCAGCGACGAGCAGCGCAAACTGCTGCCGGACATGCTCGGTGGGGAGTTGCTCGGCGCGTACTGCCTCTCCGAGCCGCAGGGTGGCTCGGACGCGGCGGCGCTGACCACCCGGGCCGATCGTGACGGCGACGCGTACGTGCTCTCCGGCACCAAGGCGTGGATCACCCACGCCCGCACGGCCGACTTCTTCAACGTGTTCTGCCGCACCGGAGGGCCCGGCCCGAAGGGGATCTCCTGTCTGCTCGTCGATGCGGGCACGCCCGGCATCACCCCGCAGGCGGCCGAGCGGACGATGGGGCTGCGCTCCTCCCCGGTGGCGCAGCTCGCCTTCGACGAGGCCCGGGTGCCGGCCGACCGGTTGATCGGCGGCGAGGGGGTGGGCTTCACCATCGCGATGTCCGCGTTGGACTCCGGCCGGCTGGGAATCGCGGCGTGCGCGGTCGGGCTGGCCCAGGCCGCCCTGGACTACGCGGTCTCCTACGCGCGGGAGCGGCAGCAGTTCGGGCGCTCGATCATCGACTTCCAGGGGTTGGGGTTCCTCCTCGCCGACGCGGCGACCCAGATCTCCGCCGCCCGCGCGCTGACCCTGGCGGCGGCCCGGCTGCGCGACGCCGGCCGCCCGTACGCGATCGAGGCGGCCAAGGCGAAGCTCTTCGCCACCGACACGGCGATGCGGGTGACCACCGACGCGGTGCAGGTGCTCGGCGGCGCGGGTTACGTGGCCGACCACCCGGTGGAGCGGTACATGCGTGAGGCGAAGGTGCTCCAGATCGTGGAGGGCACCAACCAGATCCAGCGGATGGTGATTTCTCGGGCCCTCGCGAAGGGCTGA